Within the Acidobacteriota bacterium genome, the region TTCGGCGCGTTGCTCGTCGTGTTCGCCCGCCCGCTGGCCGTCTTGTTGCTCCACGAAACCGGTCTGGCTTGGACTCTGTGGCTCGTCGGGATCGCCATCCCGGCCACCGCCGTCTGCGGCCTCCTGGTGCAGATGTCGCTGGCTCTCCGGGTGGTGCGGCACACGGCCGTCGTCAAGTATTTCTGCGAGCCGTTTCTGAAGCTGGTCTTCTTCACCGGGCTGTTCGCGCTGGGCTGCGGCCTCGGCGCGGCGCTGGGCGGATTCACTCTGGCCATGGTCGCCTGCGCCGCCCTCGCCGGGCTCCTGTTCTACCGACTCCTGCGGCGGGTGCCTCCGGCCCCGACCGAAGTCATCGACCGACAGCGGCTGCTGCTGTTCTCGCTTCCCCTCGTGGGTCCCATGATCATGGCCAACGTGCTCACCTGGGTCGACATCATCTTGCTGGGCGTCTATGCCGACAACTCGGTGGTGGGGCTCTTTTCGCTGGCGCTGAAGGTCGTGCTGATCCCCGAAGTCATCCCGCGCGCCTTCGCGGCGCCCACCACCCCCCGCATCGCCGCGCTGCTCGCGGACAACCGGCTCGGCGACTCCTGGAATCTCTACCGGGAGGTGGGCCGGTGGACACTGGGCTTGGCCCTGCCATGCTATCTGTTTCTCATCCTGCGGGCCGATCTGTGTCTGGCCATCCTGGGCCCCCAGTTCGTTCCGGGTTCCCTCTACATTGCCGTCCTGTCGCTCGGCCCCCTGCTGGTCGCCGGCCTGGGGCCCGCCGAAGCAACGCTGTCCATGGGCGGTCACTCCCGCCTGATGCTGATCAACACGCTGGCTGCATCC harbors:
- a CDS encoding oligosaccharide flippase family protein, giving the protein MSQPPDLNAEQLPGVAKGAAFTLVFEFIDKLLGFVFAVLVPKLIGLANFGVYNIGVSLTHIFSTLSLAGLSQGVVRDGSVLYEHSQWGRLRGTFRFALTVSATAAIGFGALLVVFARPLAVLLLHETGLAWTLWLVGIAIPATAVCGLLVQMSLALRVVRHTAVVKYFCEPFLKLVFFTGLFALGCGLGAALGGFTLAMVACAALAGLLFYRLLRRVPPAPTEVIDRQRLLLFSLPLVGPMIMANVLTWVDIILLGVYADNSVVGLFSLALKVVLIPEVIPRAFAAPTTPRIAALLADNRLGDSWNLYREVGRWTLGLALPCYLFLILRADLCLAILGPQFVPGSLYIAVLSLGPLLVAGLGPAEATLSMGGHSRLMLINTLAASSLNLAAALALVPQFGALAMAWIISGTWLAYRLAMAMEVYLLYGFFPVSPRVLSVTLAAVPAALYLYWMRRAPLTASIPLELALEVTIFSLSYVAALLVLAVNREDRLVLVRMIQRIRDHLGELRRGRSSRKFL